In Rhipicephalus microplus isolate Deutch F79 chromosome 9, USDA_Rmic, whole genome shotgun sequence, one genomic interval encodes:
- the LOC142771669 gene encoding uncharacterized protein LOC142771669 gives MPACSYAYNKLPHKLSVLQNEGRNGPAMTRAVLNKRHADPAIKQPGVPKYNRWDEPSVSTSGQPYLTTHGKGTPRHVSHQEADQRQCKPAAESFRNDFCSRQTDSTNAGSSSIHQHRTIPGRPSKPSPGVKPSLPYSSKARHDRPAAATVTTGIDHQYALNLHKSCPSLPPVEDIAKRLKDLQRRFQSTGLRVDMSCSMTDTEPCWISNSLTMFNRILSETNIEVKEEEPRKFSVCFLDGIEQSDHNRTFNACILLHILLTRHKCVQSLLLDKRTIANRFPEILCDALACNRGLKHLAIDCWDISPGYEHTLVSSYCKMPARIETIAVSNLSMGPSEAARIGEMVAKTESVRIIKFLDNGMPPGAGTELMKGVCRNGSLELIWLRGNAIGFGGARILGEYLSTSLKLRDLSLSHVPCFDEGQLVHIAEGLKTNRSLETLKIEYCHVTPTGIDTLAEVLKTNSTLKNLAVSACGLAQTAARSLGILLEFNSALLDVDLKDNVIDDTGAMRLATSLRINTHLETLNLEANHISSVGVLTLVEALASNKVLKELRLGSFPAQNADNEQAVRTALSSTAAHGRVQLCYKRLSYVFDLSEGLHLNAKRITSIHLTASVNIKGDCLKKLFGSLAQLSCLESLCLESPIRMDDSAARKFARLLVTTKTLKHIQINDCNAKKGALEIVMEGLKVNQSVSHMEMEFSATRSSWTNAFVNMLKGNKTLTHFGHITTKKSELRYIAEELHANHFLTSLNIWEQPGYEEDIFAINEILRRNAAHLNRAVEFALDPEKYGVEREPAEGYEELCDTQTFQNHLSRVVGPERASEAMRNARRHITTNLFAIAGVCQGPVTCWPHPKGAPQADSLNIWCWMDIFSYLKLADIPRTSPDSVTS, from the coding sequence ATGCCGGCTTGCAGTTACGCTTATAACAAGTTGCCACACAAGCTATCCGTTCTCCAAAATGAGGGACGTAATGGCCCTGCCATGACACGTGCTGTGCTCAACAAAAGGCATGCTGACCCGGCAATCAAGCAACCTGGAGTGCCGAAGTATAATCGTTGGGACGAACCAAGTGTTTCGACGAGCGGTCAGCCATACTTGACCACGCATGGCAAGGGTACCCCCAGGCATGTTTCTCATCAGGAAGCCGACCAACGACAGTGCAAGCCAGCTGCGGAAAGCTTCCGAAATGACTTTTGCTCTCGCCAAACCGACTCGACGAATGCCGGATCATCGTCTATCCACCAGCACCGAACCATCCCAGGTCGACCATCCAAACCAAGTCCAGGTGTCAAACCGAGCCTGCCCTACAGTAGCAAGGCACGACATGACCGACCTGCTGCCGCCACTGTGACCACTGGCATTGACCATCAGTACGCTCTCAATCTGCACAAGAGCTGTCCGAGTTTGCCGCCAGTCGAAGACATCGCAAAGCGTCTGAAAGATCTACAGAGGAGGTTTCAAAGTACAGGACTCAGAGTGGACATGTCCTGCTCGATGACAGACACTGAGCCTTGTTGGATCTCCAACAGTCTGACGATGTTCAACCGCATTCTCTCGGAGACTAACATCGAAGTCAAAGAAGAAGAGCCCCGAAAATTCAGTGTCTGCTTCCTTGATGGGATCGAACAGTCGGACCACAACCGGACTTTTAATGCCTGCATTCTGCTCCACATTCTCCTCACGAGGCACAAGTGCGTACAGTCGCTGCTCCTAGACAAGAGGACCATCGCGAATCGTTTTCCCGAGATACTCTGTGATGCACTTGCCTGCAACAGGGGCCTCAAGCACCTGGCCATTGATTGTTGGGACATTTCACCCGGCTACGAGCATACGCTCGTCTCCTCGTACTGCAAGATGCCGGCGCGAATAGAAACGATCGCAGTCTCCAATCTGTCTATGGGGCCAAGTGAAGCTGCACGGATTGGTGAGATGGTAGCGAAGACAGAGAGCGTACGCATCATCAAGTTCCTGGACAATGGCATGCCACCCGGGGCTGGCACAGAGCTCATGAAAGGTGTGTGTCGCAACGGCAGCCTCGAGCTTATCTGGCTCAGAGGCAACGCCATTGGGTTCGGCGGAGCGCGCATCCTCGGCGAATACCTGTCCACGTCTTTGAAGCTTCGAGATCTGTCACTCAGCCACGTGCCATGCTTCGATGAGGGGCAGCTTGTGCACATCGCAGAGGGGCTGAAGACGAATCGCAGTCTCGAAACACTCAAGATTGAATATTGCCATGTTACTCCAACCGGCATAGACACGCTTGCCGAAGTTCTAAAAACCAACAGCACTCTCAAGAACTTGGCGGTGTCCGCGTGCGGCCTTGCACAAACGGCAGCTAGGTCCCTCGGAATTCTTCTGGAGTTCAACTCTGCCCTTCTCGACGTGGACTTGAAGGACAACGTTATCGACGACACTGGAGCGATGCGGTTGGCTACGTCACTGAGGATCAACACGCACCTCGAGACGCTGAACCTCGAGGCAAACCACATTAGCTCAGTAGGGGTTCTAACACTCGTCGAAGCACTTGCAAGCAACAAAGTTCTGAAAGAGCTGAGGCTGGGTTCCTTTCCGGCACAAAATGCAGACAATGAGCAGGCTGTCAGGACAGCCTTGAGTAGCACTGCCGCTCACGGCCGGGTGCAACTGTGCTATAAACGGCTCTCATATGTCTTCGATCTCTCAGAGGGCCTGCACCTAAATGCAAAACGAATTACATCTATACATCTGACCGCCAGCGTGAACATTAAGGGAGATTGCCTCAAGAAACTCTTTGGTTCACTGGCTCAACTTTCGTGCCTCGAGTCCCTCTGCCTCGAGTCCCCAATAAGAATGGACGATTCAGCTGCAAGGAAGTTTGCCCGTCTACTTGTCACAACGAAGACGTTAAAGCACATTCAAATAAACGACTGCAACGCAAAAAAAGGTGCCCTGGAAATAGTCATGGAAGGCTTGAAAGTGAACCAGTCTGTCTCGCACATGGAGATGGAGTTCTCAGCCACCCGAAGCTCATGGACCAATGCATTTGTGAACATGCTGAAAGGCAACAAGACGCTGACACACTTTGGCCACATTACGACCAAGAAGTCAGAACTGCGTTACATTGCTGAGGAGCTGCACGCGAACCACTTCCTCACGTCTCTCAACATCTGGGAGCAGCCGGGATACGAGGAGGACATTTTCGCAATCAACGAGATCCTTCGCCGGAACGCCGCCCACCTCAACCGAGCTGTCGAGTTCGCCCTTGACCCGGAGAAGTATGGCGTCGAGCGGGAGCCGGCGGAGGGTTACGAGGAGCTCTGCGACACTCAAACCTTCCAGAACCATCTCTCCAGGGTCGTTGGTCCGGAGCGGGCGTCCGAGGCCATGCGCAATGCACGTCGACACATCACCACAAACCTATTTGCCATCGCGGGAGTTTGCCAGGGACCAGTCACTTGCTGGCCCCACCCGAAAGGTGCGCCACAAGCAGACTCCCTAAACATATGGTGTTGGATGGACATTTTTTCGTATCTGAAATTGGCAGACATACCACGTACTTCTCCGGACTCGGTGACATCTTAA